From a region of the Desulfuromonas sp. KJ2020 genome:
- a CDS encoding Ig-like domain-containing protein, which produces MRKRVFSILAAGIFLAGLVPAAWAALADLGIPIAPHGYPAWYEDGAGLKLELCVPPPAGNATRPDLCIGDPLELDGDGNPINPLVITGESFWWLGETSMVMPGGGDAELTLAIEGTFGGAEAPIDGQQISFGRTRIRIDTPVAGTYTVTQPYQTQVFEVVDPAEGINYTADIGAANFLFPAVGFRGTLSAPIGPFLTWPNYETNESLQVLELDPDTGEPTGVILEQYVGNPNVASTVVGGPNGNIFRVQGPGGIDVQTDQFFVMGKVFDPTKALVPYEYANFPEQKLLDLGPVNRVTPFADPSLGEVTGVDHDYAVGYPIWYQENLGTALEPVAGVQLTLCTPGDAMCISDPIDPTNTTQTTLRTGGEGFWWSADARFDVPAGRAALVLGLEATFGGAEALIDGQQIAFGRVRIRVDTAEAGTYRVTHPYGQIVFEDVPVDDSGINYTADIGIADPSDPDFAFVGAMYSDIGPTFLKWDTFDPNPANSDPLLRTPSAAGEGLFNYYVGNPGVEHTVVGSPFGTNYFRVEILDDSDWRLIGETDQFAVSGKIYDPATFEFAIDPAAPVATNDAATLDLAVASEVTVNVLGNDVFADGAPVTVGVLPVGEAFGPENGTAVANNPAGTVTYTPSADFAQTGGVDTFAYNIVDGSGLTSNTAIVTITVIPIEIITIDRARLNNRNLRLDLRGTSNFPGTSLTIHAGAADGPVVGSVVVGDNGRWSFRGTATANLTSVTLVSSSNGGTTVTQALQVR; this is translated from the coding sequence ATGAGGAAACGAGTTTTTTCAATACTGGCGGCAGGGATCTTTCTTGCCGGCCTGGTCCCGGCAGCCTGGGCTGCCCTCGCGGACTTGGGCATTCCCATTGCCCCCCACGGCTATCCCGCCTGGTACGAGGATGGAGCCGGCCTTAAATTGGAACTCTGTGTGCCGCCGCCGGCGGGCAACGCAACGCGCCCTGACCTCTGTATCGGTGACCCCTTGGAGCTGGATGGCGATGGAAATCCTATCAACCCCCTGGTGATAACCGGCGAGAGTTTCTGGTGGCTTGGTGAAACATCCATGGTCATGCCCGGTGGTGGAGATGCGGAGCTGACCCTGGCCATCGAAGGCACCTTTGGCGGAGCCGAAGCGCCCATCGACGGGCAGCAGATTTCCTTCGGGCGTACGCGTATCCGCATCGATACGCCTGTGGCCGGCACCTACACGGTAACCCAACCTTACCAGACCCAGGTGTTCGAGGTGGTCGATCCGGCGGAAGGCATCAACTACACCGCCGATATTGGCGCTGCTAATTTCCTGTTTCCCGCCGTTGGTTTCCGCGGGACCCTGAGCGCTCCTATCGGGCCGTTTCTGACCTGGCCGAACTACGAGACGAATGAGTCCCTGCAGGTGCTGGAGCTGGATCCCGACACCGGAGAGCCGACCGGGGTGATCCTTGAGCAGTATGTCGGCAATCCCAATGTGGCCAGTACGGTTGTCGGTGGCCCCAACGGCAATATCTTCCGCGTGCAAGGCCCCGGAGGCATCGATGTTCAGACGGACCAATTCTTTGTTATGGGTAAAGTATTCGACCCAACCAAAGCCCTGGTACCTTACGAATACGCCAACTTCCCCGAACAGAAATTGCTGGATCTCGGCCCCGTGAATCGCGTCACTCCTTTCGCCGATCCTTCCCTGGGGGAAGTCACCGGAGTTGATCATGACTACGCGGTGGGCTACCCCATCTGGTATCAGGAAAACCTGGGGACGGCGTTGGAGCCGGTTGCAGGGGTTCAGCTCACCCTCTGTACCCCTGGCGACGCCATGTGCATTTCTGATCCCATAGATCCTACCAACACCACTCAGACCACTCTGCGCACCGGCGGCGAGGGTTTCTGGTGGTCGGCGGATGCCCGCTTTGATGTGCCGGCAGGACGAGCCGCCCTGGTCTTGGGACTTGAGGCAACGTTCGGCGGCGCCGAAGCACTGATAGACGGCCAGCAGATTGCTTTCGGTCGAGTACGCATCCGGGTCGATACGGCGGAAGCCGGAACATACCGGGTGACCCACCCTTATGGCCAGATCGTTTTTGAAGATGTGCCGGTCGATGACAGCGGCATCAACTACACCGCCGATATCGGTATCGCCGATCCCTCCGACCCGGATTTCGCTTTCGTCGGGGCCATGTACAGCGATATCGGCCCGACGTTCCTCAAGTGGGACACCTTCGATCCGAATCCCGCCAATTCGGACCCCCTTCTGCGGACCCCCAGCGCGGCTGGTGAAGGGCTGTTCAATTATTATGTCGGAAATCCTGGTGTGGAACACACCGTCGTGGGCAGTCCCTTTGGCACGAACTATTTCCGTGTTGAAATTCTGGACGACAGCGACTGGCGTCTCATCGGTGAAACCGACCAGTTTGCCGTATCCGGGAAGATTTACGATCCGGCGACCTTTGAGTTCGCCATCGACCCTGCCGCACCGGTAGCGACCAATGATGCGGCGACCCTTGATCTGGCTGTTGCCAGCGAGGTGACGGTCAATGTCCTGGGGAATGACGTTTTTGCGGATGGCGCGCCGGTCACGGTCGGCGTTCTCCCCGTCGGGGAGGCATTCGGTCCTGAAAACGGTACCGCCGTGGCCAACAATCCGGCCGGGACGGTGACCTACACGCCCAGTGCCGACTTTGCCCAAACCGGTGGGGTTGATACCTTTGCCTACAATATTGTCGATGGCTCAGGTCTGACATCGAATACCGCCATTGTGACGATCACTGTCATCCCGATCGAAATAATCACTATTGACCGGGCCCGCCTGAATAATCGCAATCTCCGCTTGGATCTGCGCGGCACCAGCAACTTCCCCGGCACCAGTCTCACGATCCATGCCGGTGCGGCGGATGGTCCAGTTGTCGGCAGCGTGGTTGTTGGCGACAACGGTCGCTGGAGCTTCCGTGGAACGGCGACAGCCAATCTTACCAGTGTGACCCTCGTTTCAAGCTCTAACGGTGGGACCACGGTCACCCAGGCGCTGCAGGTGCGCTAA
- a CDS encoding diacylglycerol kinase family protein yields the protein MNNTIKLIANPVAGRNAGQKIEQARAYFEARGYAVDLTLTQARGDAALAACQARDGGYFRVVAAGGDGTLNEVVNGLVPAEVPLGFLPLGTTNVFALEVGIPFEVEQACAAVLEGEARPVCLGKAGDSRFLLMAGVGFDAEAVCRVSQPLKRRLGKLAYVISALQVWLTSPPREILIEMEDGSRQTCYGLILCNARCYGGRFVLTPEACLESDDLEACLFLRKGRLAQLLYGLRIGLHRPLMPPGVRIVKARRLVLSGDGVAVQLDGDCAGRLPVTVEAVPGELTLMFPRLP from the coding sequence ATGAATAACACCATCAAACTCATCGCCAATCCCGTGGCCGGACGCAATGCCGGTCAGAAAATCGAACAGGCCCGCGCCTATTTCGAGGCCCGGGGCTATGCTGTCGACCTGACCTTGACCCAGGCCAGGGGGGATGCCGCCCTGGCGGCCTGTCAGGCCCGTGACGGCGGCTATTTTCGAGTGGTCGCTGCCGGTGGCGACGGTACTCTCAACGAGGTTGTCAACGGCCTGGTTCCTGCCGAGGTCCCGCTCGGGTTTCTCCCGCTGGGAACCACCAACGTCTTTGCGCTGGAGGTGGGAATCCCTTTCGAGGTCGAACAGGCCTGCGCTGCCGTCCTTGAGGGGGAGGCGCGTCCCGTCTGCCTGGGCAAGGCCGGCGACAGCCGCTTCCTGCTTATGGCGGGGGTCGGTTTCGACGCCGAGGCGGTTTGCCGGGTCAGTCAGCCGCTCAAACGGCGGCTGGGCAAGCTCGCCTATGTCATCAGCGCCCTGCAGGTCTGGCTGACCTCTCCCCCCCGTGAAATTCTGATCGAAATGGAAGACGGCAGCCGGCAGACCTGTTATGGCCTTATCCTCTGCAATGCCCGCTGCTACGGCGGACGCTTCGTGCTGACGCCGGAGGCCTGCCTGGAGTCGGATGACCTGGAAGCCTGCCTGTTCCTCCGAAAGGGCCGCCTGGCCCAGCTGCTCTACGGTCTGCGCATTGGGCTGCATCGGCCGCTAATGCCGCCGGGGGTGCGTATCGTCAAGGCGCGCCGCCTTGTCTTGTCCGGTGACGGGGTGGCCGTGCAGCTCGATGGCGACTGCGCCGGCCGTCTGCCGGTGACGGTCGAGGCCGTGCCGGGGGAACTGACCCTGATGTTCCCCCGCCTCCCCTGA
- a CDS encoding NUDIX hydrolase: MKKQEIFNGRVISLAIEEHELPDGRRADFEIVHHAGGAAVLPILDDGRVLLIRQYRPAGGGMIWEIPAGRLEGGEAPETCIHRELQEEVGYRADRIERLGEMLTAVGFCDEVVHLFVARDLTLVPAAPEPDEYIEAVPMPLAEALRLLRAGEIPDGKTQLALLLHLQNQP; the protein is encoded by the coding sequence ATGAAAAAACAGGAGATTTTCAATGGTCGGGTGATTTCCCTGGCCATCGAGGAACACGAGCTGCCCGACGGCCGCCGCGCCGACTTCGAGATCGTGCATCATGCCGGCGGCGCTGCCGTCCTGCCCATCCTCGACGACGGCCGCGTGCTGCTCATCCGCCAGTACCGGCCCGCCGGCGGCGGCATGATCTGGGAAATTCCCGCCGGCCGTCTCGAAGGGGGCGAAGCGCCGGAGACGTGCATCCACCGTGAACTGCAGGAGGAGGTCGGCTACCGGGCCGACCGGATCGAGCGCCTGGGAGAGATGCTCACGGCCGTCGGTTTCTGCGACGAGGTGGTCCATCTCTTTGTGGCCCGCGACCTCACACTGGTGCCAGCGGCGCCGGAGCCCGACGAATATATCGAGGCGGTGCCCATGCCCCTCGCTGAGGCGCTGCGGCTACTGCGTGCCGGTGAAATCCCCGACGGCAAAACGCAGCTGGCCCTCCTTCTCCATCTGCAGAATCAGCCTTAA
- the nudC gene encoding NAD(+) diphosphatase: protein MPPLPSFYESTLHLPFNRAALDGRLLLSTPDQAVGMDGAHWVLLRGTDVLMTAPSAGEPVWPRTGDPAFAELPCQHAVFLGSWDGQPLYAARLPRQFEAPAGFSLHNLLATTPSLDGAQLSLGGLAHQILHWERNSRFCSGCGGELRHLPGEWGKTCVACQYAHFPHIHPCIIVLVRRAGEVLLTRKREWPAGRYSLVAGFVEFGECLEETVAREVLEETGVRVKNVRYVGSQSWPFPSQLMAGFVADYDGGEVRVEEKELEDARWFPLTDLPTLPPQRSIARYLLDHFIDLRTQPANGV, encoded by the coding sequence ATGCCACCCTTACCTTCATTCTACGAGTCGACCCTGCATCTCCCCTTTAACCGGGCCGCCCTGGACGGCCGTCTGCTGCTGTCCACCCCCGACCAGGCGGTAGGGATGGATGGTGCCCATTGGGTGCTGCTGCGCGGCACGGACGTGCTCATGACCGCGCCGTCCGCAGGCGAGCCGGTCTGGCCGCGAACCGGGGATCCTGCTTTTGCCGAGCTGCCTTGCCAGCATGCCGTCTTTCTGGGGAGCTGGGACGGCCAGCCCCTCTACGCGGCGCGTCTGCCCCGGCAGTTTGAGGCGCCGGCGGGATTTTCCCTGCATAATCTGCTGGCGACGACGCCCAGCCTCGATGGAGCGCAGCTCTCCCTGGGGGGGCTGGCGCACCAGATTCTGCACTGGGAGAGGAATAGCCGCTTCTGCTCGGGTTGTGGCGGCGAGCTGCGGCATCTGCCCGGCGAATGGGGCAAGACGTGTGTCGCCTGCCAGTATGCCCATTTCCCCCATATCCACCCGTGCATCATCGTGCTGGTGCGGCGCGCGGGTGAAGTACTGCTGACCCGCAAGCGGGAATGGCCCGCCGGGCGTTACAGTCTGGTGGCCGGCTTCGTCGAGTTCGGCGAATGTCTGGAGGAGACGGTGGCTCGCGAGGTGTTGGAGGAGACGGGGGTGCGGGTGAAAAACGTTCGCTACGTGGGGAGCCAGAGTTGGCCCTTCCCCAGCCAGCTGATGGCCGGGTTCGTCGCCGACTATGACGGCGGCGAGGTGCGGGTGGAAGAGAAGGAGCTGGAGGATGCGCGCTGGTTTCCCCTGACGGACCTGCCCACCCTGCCGCCCCAGCGCAGCATCGCCCGCTATCTGCTGGATCACTTTATTGACCTGCGGACTCAGCCCGCAAACGGGGTATAA
- the ald gene encoding alanine dehydrogenase, whose translation MIVAVPKEIKTREYRVGLTPAGVRTLVEDGHQVLVECRAGYGSGLDDDQYARAGAEIVPTAAEIYRRGELIVKVKEPLPVEYPLLRPKQLLFTYLHLAPAPELTAALLDRQVTGIAYETVQQADGSLPLLHPMSEIAGRMAVQVGAHFLEKEQGGKGVLLAGAPGVRRGKVVILGAGTVGSNAARIAVGMGADVTVLDIDAARLAALDQQYGNRLQTLMSNSQHIEEEIHRADLLVGAVLIAGARAPQLVSREMVGGMEAGSVIVDVAVDQGGCVATTHPTTHDEPTYVVDGVIHYGVANMPGAVSRTSTFALTNRTLPYVRALAGKGLAEAVRSNAALAGGLNTYAGRLCNEAVARAQGKVYTPFAG comes from the coding sequence ATGATCGTCGCCGTGCCCAAGGAAATCAAGACCCGCGAATACCGCGTCGGCCTGACCCCGGCCGGGGTGCGCACCCTCGTCGAGGACGGCCACCAGGTGCTGGTGGAGTGCCGGGCCGGCTATGGTAGCGGCCTCGACGACGACCAGTATGCGCGGGCGGGGGCGGAAATCGTCCCGACGGCAGCGGAAATCTACCGCAGGGGGGAGCTGATCGTCAAGGTGAAGGAGCCGCTACCGGTGGAATACCCCCTGTTGCGGCCGAAACAACTCCTCTTCACCTATCTTCATCTGGCCCCGGCCCCGGAACTGACGGCGGCCCTGCTCGACCGCCAGGTCACCGGCATCGCCTATGAGACGGTGCAACAGGCGGACGGTAGCTTGCCGCTGCTGCACCCCATGAGCGAGATTGCCGGCCGCATGGCCGTGCAGGTGGGAGCCCATTTTCTCGAGAAGGAGCAGGGGGGCAAGGGGGTGCTGCTGGCGGGAGCCCCCGGTGTGCGCCGGGGCAAAGTGGTGATCCTGGGGGCCGGCACGGTGGGAAGCAACGCGGCCCGCATCGCCGTGGGCATGGGCGCCGACGTCACGGTACTCGATATCGACGCCGCCCGGCTGGCCGCTCTCGACCAGCAGTACGGCAACCGTCTGCAGACCCTGATGTCCAACTCGCAGCATATCGAGGAAGAAATCCACCGCGCCGATCTGCTCGTCGGGGCCGTCCTTATCGCCGGCGCCCGGGCACCCCAGCTGGTGAGCCGCGAGATGGTCGGGGGCATGGAGGCGGGCAGCGTTATTGTCGACGTGGCCGTCGATCAGGGGGGCTGCGTCGCCACCACCCATCCCACCACCCATGACGAGCCGACCTATGTGGTCGACGGCGTCATCCACTACGGCGTCGCCAACATGCCGGGGGCGGTGAGCCGGACCAGCACCTTCGCCCTGACCAACCGCACCCTGCCTTACGTGCGCGCCTTGGCCGGCAAGGGGCTGGCCGAGGCCGTGCGCAGCAATGCGGCGCTGGCCGGCGGCCTCAATACCTACGCCGGCCGCCTCTGCAACGAAGCGGTGGCCAGGGCCCAGGGCAAAGTTTATACCCCGTTTGCGGGCTGA
- a CDS encoding DUF4911 domain-containing protein, giving the protein MDTPFVKRVYRTPRQHIAYLRFVLESYDGLAFIRTLDSRQALVEIAYPPSRRLDAEALLSALAQELPLEEQDPAIAADYPPL; this is encoded by the coding sequence ATGGACACCCCCTTTGTCAAACGTGTTTACCGCACCCCCCGTCAGCATATCGCCTACCTGCGCTTCGTGCTGGAGAGCTATGACGGTCTCGCCTTTATCCGCACCCTCGACAGCCGGCAGGCCCTGGTGGAGATCGCTTACCCGCCTTCGCGTCGCCTCGACGCCGAAGCCTTGCTGAGCGCCCTCGCCCAAGAACTCCCCCTGGAAGAACAGGATCCGGCTATTGCCGCCGATTATCCCCCTCTGTAA
- a CDS encoding OsmC family protein has protein sequence MPMEITFPGGAAVNASVRGFTIHTDQPEEDGGGNSAPAPFEFFLSSIGTCAGYYALRFCQQRQLSVEGLKLHLDWERDPDSRRLTRVMLTFELPADFPEKYGKAILRAAGQCSVKRAILDPPEFDMRIA, from the coding sequence ATGCCCATGGAGATTACCTTTCCCGGCGGCGCGGCGGTCAATGCCAGCGTGCGGGGCTTCACCATCCACACCGACCAACCCGAAGAGGATGGCGGCGGCAACAGCGCCCCGGCCCCCTTCGAGTTCTTTCTGTCCTCCATCGGCACCTGCGCCGGCTACTACGCCCTGCGCTTCTGCCAGCAGCGACAGCTCTCCGTGGAAGGGTTGAAGCTGCATCTGGATTGGGAACGGGACCCGGACAGCCGTCGCCTCACCCGGGTGATGCTGACCTTTGAACTGCCGGCGGATTTTCCGGAAAAGTATGGCAAGGCTATTTTGCGAGCGGCAGGACAGTGCTCAGTTAAACGCGCTATCCTCGACCCGCCCGAGTTCGACATGCGTATTGCCTGA
- a CDS encoding DUF362 domain-containing protein, protein MSSQVPVYFADMRAGHRENLFNKLTRLLDAAGIERVVQRGDLTAVKIHFGEKGGHAYIRPTFLRRVVDRVKALGGKPFLTDSCTLYPGERKEAVSALTCGIENGFAYAVAGAPLVMCDGLRGQSATRVPIEGGLLASVSIAQEILEADVLIAVSHFKCHELTGFGGALKNLGMGCSSREGKLEQHSNVAPKVAEKFCAACLKACAHEAIAFVEGKAFITAAKCTGCGRCITVCEEKAIQIQWNEEAPRVMKKMAEYAKGAVQGKDGQTLFVNFITQVSPACDCYGHSDAPIVPDIGILAATDPVALDQACADLVNQTQGLPNTALQQGHEPGGDKFKGVHPAIDWEITLEHAEVIGLGSRQYELIRLEPQGKSW, encoded by the coding sequence ATGAGTTCCCAGGTTCCCGTCTATTTCGCCGACATGCGTGCCGGCCACCGAGAAAACCTCTTCAATAAGCTGACCCGCCTGCTGGACGCCGCCGGCATTGAGCGAGTTGTCCAGCGCGGCGACCTGACCGCCGTCAAGATCCATTTCGGTGAAAAGGGCGGCCATGCCTACATCCGCCCCACCTTTCTGCGCCGCGTGGTTGACCGGGTCAAGGCCCTGGGCGGCAAGCCTTTTCTCACCGATTCCTGCACCCTCTACCCCGGCGAACGCAAAGAGGCGGTCTCCGCCCTGACCTGCGGCATTGAAAACGGCTTCGCCTATGCCGTGGCCGGCGCTCCCCTTGTCATGTGCGACGGCCTGCGCGGCCAGTCGGCCACGCGCGTCCCCATCGAGGGCGGCTTGCTCGCCTCGGTTTCCATCGCCCAGGAAATCCTCGAAGCGGACGTGCTCATCGCCGTCTCTCACTTCAAGTGCCATGAGCTCACCGGTTTCGGCGGCGCTCTCAAGAATCTGGGCATGGGCTGTTCGAGCCGCGAAGGGAAACTGGAGCAGCACTCCAACGTCGCCCCGAAGGTGGCGGAGAAGTTCTGCGCCGCCTGTCTGAAAGCCTGCGCCCACGAGGCCATCGCCTTCGTCGAAGGCAAGGCTTTTATCACCGCCGCCAAATGTACCGGCTGCGGCCGCTGCATTACCGTGTGCGAGGAAAAGGCCATCCAGATCCAGTGGAACGAGGAAGCCCCTCGGGTCATGAAGAAGATGGCCGAGTACGCCAAAGGAGCCGTGCAGGGCAAGGACGGCCAGACCCTCTTCGTCAACTTCATCACCCAGGTCTCTCCCGCCTGCGACTGCTACGGCCACTCGGACGCTCCTATCGTGCCGGATATCGGCATTCTGGCCGCCACCGACCCGGTGGCGCTCGACCAGGCCTGCGCCGACCTGGTCAACCAGACCCAGGGGCTGCCGAACACGGCTCTGCAGCAGGGACACGAGCCGGGCGGCGACAAGTTCAAGGGGGTTCATCCCGCTATCGACTGGGAGATCACCCTGGAGCACGCCGAGGTCATCGGCCTGGGGAGTCGGCAATATGAGCTGATCCGGCTGGAGCCGCAGGGGAAGAGCTGGTAG
- a CDS encoding SPFH domain-containing protein: MEADQRFRLLHRARMKALLKRGALTLLVGVMVYYGVALVYATKTIYKVRKNYAVVLEDLSGERRVVHSIGWHMRLPFFTRIELEVPLMNQELHLGGKSQEERIMSRGNVALWTSAMMTYRIGDLETWGIENKSPQTLLQNDFDGIVKDVMQGHSVDELISDREKIKEQIYQALKQRPINEGGPNLEQKYGIEVVSFVLRDTRFGDKLAEASEEKKRRELIAEAENYAADLEASRTRKLYAAYSDSIREFRTAVGLQEGEERFLFEFLNQQKWATAYEKNQQGQNTFVLNNTAGATPVVLPAPPEPARKEELSPHEQAAKNTVSSIRPALREAHQAD; this comes from the coding sequence ATGGAAGCCGACCAGCGTTTTCGACTTTTGCATCGAGCCCGCATGAAAGCCCTGCTCAAGCGGGGAGCGTTGACTCTTCTGGTGGGCGTCATGGTCTACTACGGGGTGGCCCTGGTCTACGCGACCAAGACCATTTATAAAGTGCGCAAGAATTACGCCGTGGTCCTGGAAGACCTTTCGGGCGAGCGGCGGGTGGTCCACAGCATCGGCTGGCATATGCGACTCCCCTTTTTCACCCGCATCGAGCTGGAGGTGCCCCTGATGAACCAGGAACTTCATCTCGGCGGCAAATCTCAGGAGGAACGCATCATGTCACGGGGGAACGTGGCCCTGTGGACCAGCGCCATGATGACCTATCGCATCGGCGACCTGGAGACCTGGGGCATCGAGAACAAATCACCCCAGACCCTGCTGCAGAACGATTTCGACGGCATCGTCAAGGACGTCATGCAGGGGCACAGCGTCGATGAGCTCATCTCCGACCGCGAGAAGATCAAGGAACAGATCTACCAGGCCCTCAAGCAGCGCCCCATCAACGAAGGGGGGCCCAACCTGGAGCAGAAGTACGGCATCGAGGTGGTCTCCTTCGTTCTGCGGGATACCCGCTTTGGCGATAAACTGGCCGAGGCCAGCGAGGAAAAGAAGCGGCGGGAGCTCATTGCCGAGGCCGAAAACTACGCCGCCGACCTCGAGGCCAGCCGAACCCGCAAGCTTTACGCCGCCTACAGCGATTCGATCCGCGAATTCCGCACGGCCGTTGGTCTGCAGGAAGGGGAGGAGCGTTTTCTGTTCGAATTTCTCAATCAGCAGAAATGGGCCACCGCCTACGAAAAAAACCAGCAGGGCCAGAATACCTTCGTATTGAACAACACCGCCGGCGCGACGCCGGTCGTCCTGCCGGCGCCGCCCGAGCCGGCCAGAAAGGAAGAGCTTTCTCCCCATGAGCAGGCCGCGAAAAACACGGTCTCCAGTATACGTCCGGCTCTCCGAGAAGCGCATCAGGCAGATTGA